The following are encoded in a window of Merismopedia glauca CCAP 1448/3 genomic DNA:
- the lpxB gene encoding lipid-A-disaccharide synthase produces METEGFSDTSEIDSLSVNSASSSSKARKFQIFISTGEVSGDLQGAMLIEALLSQAERLNCELEIVGLGGDRMAQAGAKILANTTAIGSVGIIESLQFILPTLNIQRQAKKYLETHPPDLVILIDYMEPNLSIGAYLRKSWTQVPIVYYIAPQEWVASVSLKNTQRIVKSCDLLLAIFPEEARYYQYHQANVDWIGHPLLDRISHFPTRQAARASLGIGDGETAIALLPVSRPQELKYLLPVIFQAAAQIQSQIPHVRYWIPLSLEAYRQTIEEAIARYKLNATLVSDRTPEVLAAADLAITKSGTVNLELALLNVPQVVIYRVNPITFWLGMNILRLKIPFMSPVNLVLMRSIVPELMQDLASAENIFNEAIPLIQNPEKRQQISQDYQEMRAKIGELGVCDRAAQKIINLLLL; encoded by the coding sequence ATGGAAACTGAAGGATTTAGTGATACCTCTGAGATTGATTCGCTGTCTGTAAATTCCGCCTCTAGTTCTAGTAAAGCTCGTAAATTCCAGATTTTTATCAGTACCGGGGAAGTATCTGGCGATTTACAAGGGGCGATGTTGATTGAAGCTTTATTGAGTCAAGCAGAACGCCTGAATTGCGAATTAGAGATAGTGGGATTGGGGGGCGATCGCATGGCGCAAGCTGGGGCTAAAATCTTAGCTAATACCACGGCAATAGGTTCAGTTGGAATCATCGAATCACTACAATTCATCCTCCCCACCCTCAACATTCAACGCCAAGCCAAAAAATATCTGGAAACACACCCACCCGATCTAGTCATTTTAATTGACTACATGGAGCCAAATTTGAGTATTGGGGCTTATCTAAGGAAAAGTTGGACTCAAGTACCCATCGTCTATTACATCGCGCCTCAAGAGTGGGTTGCTTCTGTCAGTTTGAAAAACACCCAGCGCATTGTCAAAAGTTGCGATCTCTTATTAGCTATTTTTCCAGAAGAAGCTCGTTACTACCAATATCATCAAGCCAATGTAGATTGGATAGGACATCCCTTACTTGATCGCATCAGTCATTTTCCCACTCGTCAAGCAGCGCGTGCTAGTTTGGGTATAGGTGATGGAGAAACAGCGATCGCCCTGCTGCCCGTTTCTCGCCCTCAAGAGTTAAAATATTTACTACCAGTAATTTTCCAAGCCGCCGCTCAAATTCAAAGCCAAATTCCCCACGTTCGCTATTGGATTCCCCTCTCTTTAGAAGCTTATCGCCAAACAATTGAAGAGGCAATTGCTCGCTACAAATTAAATGCTACCTTAGTGAGCGATCGCACTCCTGAAGTTTTAGCCGCAGCCGATTTAGCTATTACAAAATCGGGGACTGTAAATCTAGAATTGGCTCTATTAAATGTCCCCCAAGTAGTGATTTACCGCGTTAATCCCATTACCTTTTGGCTGGGAATGAATATTTTACGATTAAAAATTCCCTTTATGTCTCCAGTTAATTTAGTTTTAATGCGCTCTATTGTTCCCGAATTGATGCAAGATTTAGCCTCAGCCGAAAACATTTTTAACGAAGCTATTCCTCTGATTCAAAACCCAGAAAAGCGCCAACAAATCAGCCAAGACTATCAGGAAATGCGGGCAAAAATAGGAGAATTGGGGGTATGCGATCGCGCTGCTCAAAAAATTATCAATCTCCTGTTACTTTAA
- the lpxA gene encoding acyl-ACP--UDP-N-acetylglucosamine O-acyltransferase: MKTLIHPTAVIHPGAQLDSTVEVGAYAVVGDRVTIGAGTTIGAHAVIEGPTEIGANNRIFPGAAIGLEPQDLKYKGALSLVKIGDGNCFREYVTINRATDVGEVTRVGSHNLLMAYVHVAHNCQIDDLVVIANAVAIAGHVHIESQAVIGGVSGIHQFVHIGRLAMIGGMTKIVRDVPPYMLVEGYPAQVRSLNLVGLKRAGFTSAELAQLKSAFRILYRSQLSLNEAIEKLDSLLETEKLQHLSHFIRLSQQAGRRGLVPGKRMKNAESGE, translated from the coding sequence ATGAAAACACTGATTCATCCGACGGCTGTGATTCACCCTGGCGCTCAACTAGACTCTACTGTAGAAGTGGGCGCTTATGCTGTAGTTGGCGATCGCGTTACTATAGGGGCTGGGACAACTATTGGCGCTCATGCTGTCATCGAAGGACCAACAGAAATTGGGGCGAATAATCGCATTTTCCCAGGTGCAGCCATTGGTTTGGAACCCCAAGACCTCAAGTATAAGGGCGCTCTGAGTTTAGTCAAAATAGGCGACGGAAACTGCTTTCGAGAATATGTCACCATTAACCGCGCGACAGATGTGGGAGAGGTGACGCGAGTTGGTAGCCATAATTTGCTCATGGCTTACGTTCATGTGGCTCATAACTGCCAGATTGACGATTTGGTGGTAATTGCTAATGCTGTGGCTATAGCTGGTCACGTTCATATCGAGTCACAAGCAGTAATTGGTGGAGTTTCAGGAATTCACCAATTTGTCCATATAGGTAGATTAGCTATGATCGGCGGGATGACCAAAATTGTCCGCGATGTGCCTCCTTATATGCTAGTTGAAGGTTACCCCGCTCAAGTGCGATCGCTCAACTTGGTAGGACTCAAACGCGCTGGTTTTACTTCAGCAGAATTAGCACAACTTAAAAGCGCTTTTCGGATACTATATCGCTCTCAACTGAGTTTGAATGAGGCTATAGAAAAGTTAGATTCCTTGCTAGAAACGGAAAAATTGCAACATTTATCCCACTTTATACGATTATCTCAGCAAGCTGGTCGTCGGGGCTTGGTTCCTGGTAAGAGGATGAAGAATGCAGAATCGGGAGAGTAA
- the fabZ gene encoding 3-hydroxyacyl-ACP dehydratase FabZ, with protein sequence MVLNSPTATKEVLNVEDIQKLLPHRYPFALVDRIIDYIPGEKAVGLKNVTFNEPHFQGHFPGRPMMPGVLIVEAMAQVGGIVLIQLPDIDGNLFVFAGIDKVRFRRPVIPGDQLILTAELLCVKRRRFGKMQAKAEVDGQLVAEGELMFSLVD encoded by the coding sequence GTGGTTCTCAATTCTCCAACCGCAACCAAAGAAGTTCTGAATGTTGAAGATATCCAGAAACTATTACCTCATCGTTACCCATTTGCCCTAGTAGACAGGATAATTGATTACATTCCAGGAGAAAAAGCTGTAGGCTTGAAAAATGTGACTTTCAATGAGCCTCACTTCCAAGGACATTTCCCTGGACGACCAATGATGCCTGGGGTACTGATAGTTGAAGCTATGGCTCAAGTTGGTGGTATTGTTCTGATTCAACTCCCAGATATTGACGGAAATTTGTTTGTTTTTGCCGGAATTGACAAAGTTCGATTTCGTCGCCCCGTGATTCCAGGAGATCAACTGATTTTGACGGCGGAACTGTTGTGCGTCAAGAGACGTCGGTTTGGTAAGATGCAAGCCAAAGCTGAAGTAGATGGTCAGCTAGTAGCAGAAGGAGAACTAATGTTCTCTTTGGTAGACTGA
- the lpxC gene encoding UDP-3-O-acyl-N-acetylglucosamine deacetylase produces MLICTGTYKAMRSPSRIDSPVALSGIGLHSGIRTSVRILPAPPQSGRYFVRTDLPNNPIIPAQIASVSETTLSTQLTCAGASVRTVEHLLAALVGLGIEDARIEIDGSEVPLMDGSARPWIEFISESGLISEVADQSLTPAVLSIEQEASARKPMTQCPIPVKSISEPIWVRQGDAFVAALPAPTIRYTYGIDFDLAPIGKQWSTFKPETESFAQEIAPARTFGLAHQIEALRSAGLIKGGSLDNALVCDSDGWLNPPLRFPDEPVRHKLLDLIGDLSLVGTIPQAHYIAYKASHHLHIQLAQTIAQLM; encoded by the coding sequence ATGTTAATTTGCACAGGTACTTATAAAGCCATGCGATCGCCATCTAGGATCGATTCTCCAGTCGCACTTTCTGGCATTGGACTCCATAGCGGCATTAGAACGAGTGTCCGCATTTTACCTGCGCCACCTCAAAGTGGACGGTATTTTGTGCGTACAGACCTGCCAAATAATCCGATAATTCCCGCCCAAATTGCCTCCGTTAGCGAAACTACCCTATCAACCCAGTTGACTTGTGCAGGAGCTAGCGTGCGGACTGTAGAGCATCTTTTAGCAGCTTTAGTCGGGTTGGGAATAGAGGATGCCAGAATTGAAATCGATGGCTCTGAAGTGCCCTTAATGGACGGTTCTGCCCGACCCTGGATCGAATTTATCTCTGAATCTGGGTTGATTTCTGAAGTCGCTGACCAAAGTTTAACGCCCGCCGTTTTGAGTATAGAGCAAGAAGCATCCGCCAGAAAACCAATGACCCAATGCCCAATACCTGTGAAATCAATCTCTGAACCGATTTGGGTGCGTCAAGGTGATGCCTTTGTGGCTGCCCTACCTGCACCTACCATCCGCTACACTTATGGAATTGACTTTGATTTAGCCCCCATAGGTAAGCAATGGTCTACATTTAAGCCAGAAACCGAGAGTTTTGCTCAAGAAATTGCCCCAGCCCGCACTTTTGGACTAGCCCATCAAATAGAAGCATTGCGATCGGCTGGTTTAATTAAAGGTGGCAGTCTAGATAATGCTTTAGTCTGCGACAGCGATGGTTGGCTCAATCCACCTCTGCGATTTCCAGATGAACCTGTGCGTCATAAACTCCTAGATTTGATCGGAGATTTGAGCCTAGTCGGAACTATTCCCCAAGCTCATTACATAGCCTATAAAGCCAGCCACCATCTGCACATTCAACTAGCTCAAACAATAGCGCAATTAATGTAG
- a CDS encoding BamA/TamA family outer membrane protein — protein MEVPKYNHQEIRLPSILVAVLIASTGTGIKIASAGEPQTTSAASSSQNREVVVPVVTSDLTVPTKIVQRSQKKPGSVSQSTPQQETPDRVQFDITPGTPSLNNTITPPSTTPPTPGNNNTTPSQPPSEPEASVLVAEIAVNGAEGELQDRIYNAIRTRPGTTTTRSQLQEDVNAIYALGYFAKVGFVPEDTSLGVRVTFNVEVNPVLRSVKVTTIPATDKGTVIPPKVIEDTFSPQYGKILNLNELQDGIKKLNEWYKENGYDLAQVVAVPQVSPEGDVTLTIAEGIIEDVQVSFLSKEGEEADDEGKKIQGRTRDFIITREVEQKPGDVFNRKKAEQDLRRIYGLGIFEDVRLQFKPGQDPSKVVLVVNVIERNTGSIGVSGGISSASGLFGAVSYQQQNLGGNNQKIGGEVQVGQRELLFDVNFSDPWIAGDPYRTAYNVNAFRRRSISLIFDGGENDVNLPNGDRPRVLRLGGGVTFSRQLSKDVFTTPEWRASLGLQYQQVSIRDSDGNLSPQDQFGNDLSFSGKGKDDLLTLNLGAVRDRRNNPLTPTQGSLLRFGVDQSIPIGQGNILLSRFRGSYSYYIPVRFTKFGQGAQALAFNLQGGTVLGDLPPYEAFLLGGSNSVRGYEEGDVGSGRSFVQATAEYRFPLFSIVGATLFVDAASDLGSGKEVPGDPAGVRGKPGSGFGYGAGVRIQTPLGPLRIDYGFNDQGESRLHFGIGERF, from the coding sequence GTGGAAGTGCCAAAATATAACCATCAGGAAATACGTCTACCTTCTATCTTGGTAGCAGTATTAATTGCCTCAACCGGAACTGGAATCAAAATAGCCAGTGCTGGAGAACCTCAAACAACTTCAGCCGCGTCTTCCAGCCAGAATCGAGAAGTAGTAGTACCTGTAGTCACCTCAGATCTAACTGTACCGACAAAAATAGTCCAACGGTCTCAAAAAAAGCCTGGTAGTGTCAGTCAGTCAACGCCACAGCAAGAAACTCCAGACCGAGTTCAGTTTGATATTACCCCAGGAACTCCCAGTCTAAATAACACCATTACTCCCCCCTCGACTACTCCACCAACCCCTGGGAATAATAATACAACTCCTAGCCAGCCACCCTCTGAGCCAGAAGCCAGCGTTTTAGTGGCGGAAATAGCTGTTAATGGCGCAGAAGGAGAACTGCAAGATCGCATTTACAATGCCATTCGTACCCGTCCAGGAACTACAACTACCCGCAGTCAGTTACAAGAAGATGTAAATGCAATTTATGCTCTAGGTTATTTTGCTAAGGTTGGCTTTGTCCCAGAAGATACATCTTTAGGGGTGAGAGTAACTTTTAATGTTGAAGTTAACCCAGTCCTACGCAGTGTTAAAGTTACAACTATTCCCGCTACAGACAAAGGTACAGTTATTCCCCCGAAAGTGATAGAAGACACCTTCTCTCCTCAATACGGTAAAATCCTCAACCTCAATGAGTTGCAAGATGGGATTAAAAAACTCAATGAGTGGTATAAAGAAAATGGTTATGACCTAGCTCAAGTAGTTGCTGTACCTCAAGTTAGTCCTGAAGGTGATGTGACGTTGACTATCGCTGAAGGCATTATTGAAGATGTCCAAGTCAGTTTCTTAAGCAAAGAAGGGGAAGAAGCTGATGATGAAGGTAAGAAAATACAAGGTCGAACCCGCGATTTTATCATTACCAGAGAAGTAGAACAAAAGCCAGGGGATGTTTTCAACCGTAAGAAAGCCGAACAAGATTTGCGCCGTATCTATGGTTTAGGAATTTTTGAAGATGTGCGGTTGCAGTTTAAACCCGGTCAAGATCCCAGTAAAGTAGTCCTCGTAGTTAATGTAATTGAAAGAAATACAGGTTCCATCGGCGTATCGGGAGGTATTAGTTCTGCAAGTGGGTTATTTGGAGCCGTCAGCTATCAACAACAAAATTTAGGCGGAAACAACCAAAAAATTGGTGGAGAAGTTCAAGTCGGTCAGCGAGAACTGCTATTCGACGTTAACTTTTCTGACCCCTGGATTGCTGGCGATCCATATCGTACCGCTTATAACGTCAATGCCTTCCGCAGACGGTCAATTTCTCTGATTTTTGATGGCGGGGAAAATGATGTTAATCTTCCCAATGGCGATCGCCCTCGCGTCTTAAGATTAGGTGGCGGAGTCACATTTAGTCGCCAATTGAGCAAAGATGTATTTACTACACCAGAATGGCGCGCTTCCCTGGGATTACAGTATCAACAAGTCTCAATTCGTGATAGTGATGGCAATTTATCACCTCAAGATCAATTTGGTAACGATCTCAGTTTTAGTGGTAAAGGGAAAGATGACTTACTTACCCTAAACTTGGGAGCAGTTAGAGATCGGCGAAACAATCCCTTAACTCCAACTCAAGGATCTCTGTTGCGGTTTGGGGTTGACCAATCGATTCCAATTGGACAAGGAAACATTCTACTCAGTCGTTTCCGAGGTAGCTATAGCTATTATATTCCGGTTAGATTCACTAAATTTGGACAAGGCGCTCAAGCTTTAGCCTTCAACTTACAAGGAGGTACGGTTCTGGGAGATTTACCCCCTTATGAAGCTTTCCTTCTCGGTGGCAGTAATTCAGTCCGTGGGTATGAAGAAGGTGATGTGGGTAGCGGTCGCAGTTTTGTGCAAGCTACAGCCGAATATCGTTTTCCCTTATTTTCTATTGTCGGTGCTACCTTGTTCGTTGATGCAGCGTCAGATTTAGGTAGTGGAAAAGAAGTTCCAGGCGATCCAGCCGGAGTTAGAGGTAAACCAGGAAGTGGCTTTGGTTACGGTGCTGGAGTACGGATTCAAACCCCATTAGGTCCATTACGGATCGATTATGGTTTTAATGACCAAGGTGAAAGCCGACTCCATTTTGGAATTGGGGAAAGATTCTAA
- the purC gene encoding phosphoribosylaminoimidazolesuccinocarboxamide synthase — protein sequence MLTKQKLYEGKAKILYTTEDPEILLADYKDDATAFNAQKRGKIVGKGQMNCQIAAHLLRLLGDRGIANHLIDCPSLNQMRVKKVKIFPLEVVVRNIAAGSLSLQTGLAVGTVLPQPLVEFYYKNDDLGDPLLTCDRLLLLNLATLEQVEQLKNLALQINQILSDFFNNCAITLVDFKLEFGLDQNQKILLADEISPDTCRLWNQNETDPQQKIMDKDRFRQDLGQVETAYQQVLERIMNQLGVKNSIN from the coding sequence ATGTTAACCAAACAAAAACTCTACGAAGGGAAAGCCAAGATTCTATACACAACAGAAGATCCAGAGATCCTCTTGGCAGATTATAAAGATGATGCGACAGCTTTTAATGCCCAAAAACGGGGTAAGATAGTCGGGAAAGGTCAAATGAACTGCCAAATAGCCGCGCACTTGCTGCGACTCTTAGGAGATCGAGGTATAGCAAATCATTTGATTGACTGTCCCAGCCTCAACCAAATGCGGGTTAAGAAAGTAAAGATTTTCCCCTTAGAGGTAGTAGTCAGGAACATTGCCGCCGGAAGTTTAAGTCTACAAACTGGATTAGCAGTAGGTACAGTTTTACCCCAACCTCTAGTCGAGTTTTACTACAAAAATGACGATCTAGGAGATCCATTATTGACCTGCGATCGCCTCTTACTACTAAACCTAGCTACCCTTGAGCAAGTAGAGCAGTTAAAAAATCTCGCTTTACAGATTAACCAGATCTTATCGGATTTCTTTAATAACTGTGCCATTACTTTAGTAGACTTCAAACTAGAATTTGGTCTTGACCAAAATCAGAAAATACTATTAGCAGATGAAATTAGTCCCGATACCTGTCGCCTATGGAACCAAAATGAAACCGATCCACAACAAAAAATCATGGATAAAGACCGTTTTCGCCAAGATTTAGGTCAAGTAGAAACAGCTTATCAGCAAGTTTTAGAGCGCATTATGAACCAACTAGGGGTCAAAAACTCGATTAATTAA
- a CDS encoding DUF7219 family protein, giving the protein MTDRSDFLYPRTRYRGEVKPENLVFNANLQEFAQKVSYICNLETSGKISPEDSYKQIKSLWKSLKRSKQELGIGVNPFHNPESDDRT; this is encoded by the coding sequence ATGACAGATCGCTCTGATTTTTTATATCCTCGCACTCGATATCGAGGAGAAGTCAAGCCAGAAAATCTGGTATTTAACGCTAATTTACAAGAGTTTGCCCAAAAGGTGAGTTACATTTGTAATCTGGAAACCAGTGGCAAAATTTCTCCAGAAGATTCTTATAAACAAATCAAGAGTTTGTGGAAAAGCCTCAAGCGCAGTAAGCAGGAATTAGGTATCGGTGTTAATCCTTTTCACAATCCGGAAAGTGACGATCGCACATAG
- a CDS encoding N-acetylmuramoyl-L-alanine amidase: MKPYWLLPSCLSVLVCAMPAYAGRITSWRFDTVQNRLFFTTDAGVQPRAQLLSNPTRLVVDLPGTELGRPTVRQQFRGIFSSLRIGQADNQTTRIVLELLPGYGLNPQGIIFRGASPVQWSVQLPNPQRVAPAPSFPRSQGNPPGNFPPVEPPSDEPQTSISVPRLVAQADGRIPSADESQAIVPTTIAQAGGIQIQNFQVTRGGFFLRSFGGSPVINLSRSRDRDTILIDIENATFSSNLLGRQFNIDRYGVEQVEFTAIESSPRLARVTLRVNPKSPNWRAFFSRLGGIVLLPQGQILSDLPNRPIQSTRPTRPLFSNPPTINSSSPPPTFNSGAISIPVPPPERNSTPIFRQPTTPSTTQLPPVRNGRVTVLIDPGHGGYDSGAPGVGGVLEKHIVLSISRKVNAILRQNGIQSVMTRTGDYFVELSGRTQMVPRVGADVFVSIHANAIGGRPDVKGLEVYYFGPAGERLARTIHRSIVNNVTIPDRGVRKARFYVLRKNSVPATLVEVGFVTSPSESAKLTSDAYQDEMARAIAQGIIQFVRQNF, translated from the coding sequence GTGAAACCGTACTGGCTGTTGCCTAGTTGTTTGAGTGTCTTAGTGTGTGCTATGCCAGCTTACGCTGGAAGAATTACCTCTTGGCGGTTTGATACTGTTCAAAACCGTCTCTTTTTTACCACAGATGCAGGAGTACAACCGAGAGCGCAACTACTAAGCAACCCAACCCGATTAGTCGTTGATTTACCTGGAACAGAGCTAGGAAGACCGACAGTACGTCAGCAATTTAGAGGTATCTTTAGCTCTTTAAGGATTGGACAAGCTGATAACCAAACTACCCGTATAGTTCTCGAATTATTACCAGGATACGGTTTGAACCCTCAAGGAATTATCTTTAGAGGAGCATCTCCCGTACAATGGTCGGTGCAATTACCCAATCCTCAAAGAGTAGCGCCAGCACCATCTTTCCCTCGCTCTCAAGGTAATCCTCCAGGAAATTTCCCTCCAGTTGAACCCCCTTCTGACGAACCTCAAACCAGCATCAGCGTCCCTAGATTAGTGGCTCAAGCCGATGGTAGAATTCCCAGTGCTGATGAATCTCAAGCGATCGTTCCGACAACCATTGCTCAAGCAGGCGGGATTCAAATCCAGAACTTTCAGGTAACTCGTGGCGGTTTTTTCTTACGGAGTTTTGGTGGTAGTCCGGTGATTAATCTGAGCCGCAGTCGCGATCGCGATACCATCTTAATAGATATTGAAAATGCCACCTTTTCTAGCAACCTACTGGGTAGACAATTTAATATCGATCGCTATGGGGTAGAACAGGTCGAATTTACTGCCATTGAATCTTCCCCAAGGTTGGCTCGCGTCACCCTTAGAGTTAATCCCAAAAGTCCCAACTGGCGAGCTTTTTTTAGTCGGTTGGGGGGGATAGTCTTATTACCTCAAGGTCAGATCCTCTCCGATCTTCCCAATCGTCCGATCCAATCGACTAGACCGACTAGACCTTTATTCTCAAATCCTCCCACAATTAACTCTTCATCCCCGCCTCCCACTTTCAATAGCGGTGCAATTTCAATTCCTGTTCCACCACCAGAGAGAAACAGTACCCCAATATTCAGACAACCCACAACTCCTTCAACTACACAGCTACCTCCAGTAAGAAATGGACGAGTCACAGTATTAATCGATCCAGGACATGGAGGTTACGATTCTGGCGCTCCTGGAGTGGGCGGAGTGTTAGAAAAACACATCGTTCTGTCTATCTCCCGCAAAGTCAACGCTATTTTGCGGCAAAATGGCATCCAATCAGTCATGACTCGGACTGGAGATTATTTCGTCGAACTCTCAGGTAGAACGCAGATGGTGCCTAGGGTGGGAGCCGATGTGTTTGTCAGCATACACGCTAACGCGATTGGGGGTCGTCCCGATGTTAAAGGTTTAGAAGTCTACTATTTTGGTCCAGCAGGGGAACGTTTGGCTAGGACTATTCATAGGAGCATTGTCAACAACGTCACTATTCCAGATAGAGGCGTAAGAAAAGCTAGATTTTACGTGTTACGGAAAAACTCGGTTCCTGCAACTTTAGTTGAAGTGGGATTTGTCACTAGTCCTAGTGAATCAGCTAAACTAACTTCAGATGCATATCAAGACGAAATGGCAAGAGCTATAGCTCAAGGTATCATCCAATTTGTCCGGCAAAATTTTTAG
- the murI gene encoding glutamate racemase yields MTTISAKQRIGVFDSGVGGLTVLREIYRQLPQESILYFGDTARVPYGNRTPEEIIQFVRQILDWMESQGIKMAIMACNTSSALALDIVRSEYDFPILGVILPGAKAAVEVGNCIGVIATPATAKSHAYQTAILEINPNVQVWEVGCPEFVPIVEQNRIHEADTLEVAKRYLQPLVEQGIDTLVYGCTHYPHLEPVFKRILAPEICLVDPAVHVVAAATRELDLLGILNTRSPLPTRFCVSGNNEQFAQSSINWLGCTPEVEKVNLSASVSTTLTALENRSALY; encoded by the coding sequence ATGACAACAATTTCTGCCAAACAAAGAATCGGGGTTTTTGATAGTGGGGTTGGTGGATTGACGGTTTTAAGAGAAATTTATCGTCAATTACCGCAAGAATCGATCCTCTATTTTGGCGATACAGCCAGGGTTCCTTATGGTAATCGTACTCCAGAAGAAATTATCCAATTTGTCCGACAAATTCTGGATTGGATGGAGTCTCAAGGGATCAAAATGGCAATTATGGCGTGTAATACCAGTTCTGCCTTAGCATTAGATATAGTGCGGTCTGAATACGACTTTCCTATTCTAGGAGTAATTCTTCCAGGAGCCAAAGCTGCTGTAGAAGTAGGAAATTGTATTGGTGTTATAGCCACTCCAGCTACAGCTAAAAGCCATGCTTACCAAACAGCAATTTTAGAAATTAACCCCAATGTCCAAGTGTGGGAAGTTGGATGTCCAGAATTTGTCCCTATAGTTGAACAGAACCGGATTCATGAAGCTGATACACTGGAAGTAGCCAAACGATATCTTCAACCCTTAGTAGAGCAAGGAATTGATACTTTAGTTTATGGTTGTACTCACTATCCTCATTTAGAACCAGTTTTTAAAAGAATTTTAGCACCGGAAATTTGCTTAGTCGATCCCGCAGTCCATGTAGTCGCCGCAGCTACTAGAGAATTAGATTTATTAGGAATCCTGAACACTCGCTCTCCCCTACCTACTCGGTTCTGTGTTAGTGGTAATAATGAACAATTTGCTCAAAGTTCCATCAACTGGTTGGGATGTACTCCTGAAGTCGAAAAGGTGAACTTATCTGCTAGTGTATCAACAACACTCACGGCATTAGAAAACAGATCTGCCTTGTATTGA
- a CDS encoding DUF3386 domain-containing protein: MTEQMQARELFQRAYENRYTWDANFPGYSGEVQLHEGGETYSGKIQVNRDLSVEVTGIEDEKIQEMVYTQLRDIITHRKRSSFADAHSKHEFSLGEQDATGAWDIFVKGDAMGSNYRIRGTEISQVSRVMGRIAFTINTKSSLDTGSGYVSTSYDAIFRNPQTGDLVRKLDFEDTYEPVGNYYIMTHQVVHCLEEGKKTTTSFNFSNIKLLEPALK; this comes from the coding sequence ATGACAGAGCAAATGCAAGCCCGCGAATTATTCCAAAGAGCGTATGAAAATCGCTATACCTGGGATGCAAATTTCCCTGGCTACTCTGGGGAAGTACAACTTCACGAAGGGGGAGAAACTTATAGCGGCAAAATCCAGGTTAATCGCGATCTGAGTGTGGAAGTTACTGGGATTGAAGACGAAAAAATTCAAGAAATGGTCTATACCCAGCTACGAGATATCATTACTCACCGCAAGCGATCGTCTTTTGCAGATGCTCATAGTAAGCATGAATTTAGCCTTGGGGAACAAGATGCAACTGGCGCTTGGGATATTTTTGTCAAAGGCGATGCGATGGGTTCTAACTACCGGATTCGCGGGACTGAGATTTCTCAAGTTAGTCGGGTGATGGGGAGAATTGCCTTTACTATCAATACTAAATCTAGTTTAGATACAGGTAGCGGTTACGTTTCTACTAGTTATGATGCGATTTTCCGCAATCCTCAAACTGGAGATTTAGTGAGAAAACTAGACTTTGAGGATACCTATGAACCAGTAGGAAACTATTACATTATGACTCATCAGGTGGTTCATTGTTTAGAAGAAGGTAAGAAAACTACTACTTCTTTTAATTTCTCTAATATTAAGCTTTTAGAACCAGCCTTGAAGTGA
- a CDS encoding NifU family protein encodes MELTPTNVEQVLDELRPYLMADGGNVELVEIDGPIVKLRLQGACGSCPSSTMTLRMGIERRLREFIPEIAEVEQIL; translated from the coding sequence ATGGAACTAACTCCTACTAATGTAGAACAGGTTCTTGACGAATTACGACCATATTTAATGGCTGATGGTGGTAATGTAGAATTAGTAGAAATTGATGGGCCGATTGTTAAGTTACGTTTGCAAGGCGCTTGTGGTTCTTGCCCTAGTTCAACAATGACTTTGAGAATGGGAATTGAACGACGCTTGCGCGAATTTATCCCAGAAATTGCGGAAGTCGAGCAAATTCTGTAA